From a region of the uncultured Desulfatiglans sp. genome:
- a CDS encoding hypothetical protein (Evidence 5 : Unknown function) — translation MPFGKGLNPFCRCPSGIHKNLTSAKSAGEENRYPPRQIFEAIIYVLRTGCQWKALPKERFGSPSAIHTHFMRWMRAGFFVALWRAGLAEYDEMEGIAWSWQSIDGPMVKAPLALEAVGRNPTDRGKKWNQTPSVSGRPWCPVIARRDRSKPA, via the coding sequence ATGCCTTTTGGGAAAGGGTTAAACCCCTTCTGCCGGTGCCCGAGCGGGATCCACAAAAATCTTACAAGCGCAAAATCGGCGGGGGAAGAAAACCGATACCCCCCCCGGCAGATCTTTGAAGCCATTATTTACGTGCTCAGAACCGGCTGTCAGTGGAAAGCGCTTCCCAAGGAACGTTTCGGAAGTCCGAGCGCAATCCACACCCATTTCATGCGTTGGATGCGTGCAGGGTTTTTTGTCGCCTTGTGGAGAGCCGGGCTTGCCGAATATGATGAAATGGAGGGCATCGCCTGGAGCTGGCAAAGCATCGACGGGCCGATGGTCAAAGCTCCCCTGGCGCTGGAAGCGGTTGGTCGGAATCCGACCGACAGGGGGAAAAAATGGAACCAAACGCCATCTGTTAGTGGACGGCCGTGGTGTCCCGTTATCGCTCGTCGTGACCGGAGCAAACCGGCATGA
- a CDS encoding membrane hypothetical protein (Evidence 5 : Unknown function), which produces MQKLNCSKILSSKRNTVFSRGINSINNLVVITMFLAFLPNMHCIQYNITQYMIPIAYMIIPIISVTFLIHRSRYSSDNILLSFLWIIFLFWAFTTSLINLGNFNRTHIGYLLTVLTNIFVVAYPYTNLMLKKLSILSIFILLFLILTVIFFPQIPYIALKFNPNALALILVFLTIAIGYNFSHTPFLYTAIVIFNFFIIANYTKSRSAILMLTFYLLFYFLWPSLSKGKFFRPWLIFLSFIILSMTIPILTISAYLSEYGHKINEISRKMTDKNFFSGRERIWNEFFEDSANTTLLGKGLVRSSSSILAPLSLHNAWLNLLKQVGVVGLLLFIGILILIWKGLLARKSHYLSRIAASFLASFVLQQNFELALFHNNLGISLWLWIIIGLALAQPRDYRIGIGEGRTAFPLPYHRAYRSVHGGSYSSNNLLY; this is translated from the coding sequence ATGCAAAAATTGAATTGCTCTAAAATTTTATCTTCAAAAAGAAATACGGTTTTCTCTCGCGGCATTAACAGTATTAACAATTTGGTTGTTATAACTATGTTTTTAGCTTTTCTTCCAAATATGCATTGCATCCAATACAATATTACCCAATATATGATACCCATAGCCTATATGATTATACCCATAATTTCAGTAACTTTTTTGATTCACAGATCCAGATATTCTTCTGACAATATTTTACTATCATTTTTATGGATCATTTTTCTTTTCTGGGCTTTTACAACTTCATTAATAAATCTAGGTAATTTTAACAGGACACATATTGGGTATTTATTAACGGTATTAACCAATATCTTTGTAGTAGCATATCCATACACTAACTTGATGTTAAAAAAGCTTTCTATACTATCAATATTTATCTTACTATTTTTAATCCTGACTGTTATATTTTTTCCCCAAATACCTTATATAGCACTTAAATTTAACCCGAACGCCTTGGCTTTAATTTTAGTCTTTTTAACTATTGCAATTGGATACAATTTTTCCCATACCCCATTTCTATATACCGCCATAGTTATTTTCAATTTTTTTATAATAGCCAACTATACTAAGTCGCGTAGTGCAATTTTAATGCTGACCTTCTATTTGCTTTTTTATTTCCTATGGCCAAGCCTGTCAAAAGGAAAATTTTTTAGGCCATGGCTTATATTCCTTTCATTCATCATCCTTTCCATGACAATTCCGATTTTGACAATATCTGCATATTTATCAGAGTATGGACATAAAATAAATGAGATTAGCCGCAAAATGACAGATAAAAATTTTTTTTCTGGCAGAGAACGTATCTGGAATGAATTCTTCGAAGACTCCGCAAATACCACGCTTCTGGGAAAAGGTTTAGTGAGGTCTTCATCAAGTATCCTTGCTCCACTAAGCCTACACAACGCATGGCTTAATCTTCTAAAACAAGTAGGAGTAGTGGGGCTTCTATTATTTATAGGGATATTAATTCTTATATGGAAGGGCCTCTTGGCACGCAAGTCACACTATCTTTCACGCATTGCAGCAAGCTTTCTTGCCAGCTTTGTGCTTCAACAAAACTTCGAACTTGCCCTATTTCATAATAACCTGGGCATTTCCTTATGGCTCTGGATAATTATCGGATTGGCGCTCGCACAACCCCGAGATTATAGAATCGGGATAGGGGAAGGCCGCACGGCCTTCCCCCTCCCATACCACCGTGCGTACCGGTCCGTACACGGCGGTTCATATAGCAGTAACAACCTGTTATACTGA
- a CDS encoding transposase (fragment), producing MTQLELVLEEIIIDRPTDIQQNLCADKAYHGKPALEAIVAHGYIPHVKTRGEERQEKKRNPAWKARRWVVEVTHSWFNRFRKILVRYEKLSDTYMALLHMAVAIIAYRKVGFIYG from the coding sequence GTGACCCAATTGGAACTGGTGCTAGAAGAAATCATCATCGACCGTCCCACTGATATCCAGCAGAATCTGTGCGCGGATAAAGCCTATCATGGCAAACCGGCATTGGAGGCCATCGTTGCCCATGGTTATATCCCCCACGTGAAAACACGGGGCGAGGAGCGCCAGGAAAAAAAGCGCAATCCCGCGTGGAAAGCCAGAAGATGGGTGGTTGAAGTGACTCATTCATGGTTCAATCGCTTCCGTAAAATCCTGGTTCGATATGAGAAGCTCAGCGATACCTATATGGCTTTGCTGCATATGGCTGTTGCTATCATCGCCTACCGAAAAGTGGGCTTTATTTACGGATAA
- a CDS encoding hypothetical protein (Evidence 5 : Unknown function), with amino-acid sequence MYGYATTKILVNTVNKYPICVLLKLPRFINEVVKAQKRKMIHKNDSKILSEEYLDL; translated from the coding sequence GTGTATGGATATGCTACTACAAAGATATTGGTTAATACCGTTAATAAATACCCAATATGTGTCCTGTTAAAATTACCTAGATTTATTAATGAAGTTGTAAAAGCCCAGAAAAGAAAAATGATCCATAAAAATGATAGTAAAATATTGTCAGAAGAATATCTGGATCTGTGA
- a CDS encoding hypothetical protein (Evidence 5 : Unknown function) translates to MNRFDGGPMTKIQSWEVSDAFWERVKPLLPVPERDPQKSYKRKIGGGRKPIPPPADL, encoded by the coding sequence TTGAACCGTTTCGATGGAGGCCCTATGACAAAAATTCAGTCGTGGGAAGTATCCGATGCCTTTTGGGAAAGGGTTAAACCCCTTCTGCCGGTGCCCGAGCGGGATCCACAAAAATCTTACAAGCGCAAAATCGGCGGGGGAAGAAAACCGATACCCCCCCCGGCAGATCTTTGA